One window from the genome of Hoplias malabaricus isolate fHopMal1 chromosome 18, fHopMal1.hap1, whole genome shotgun sequence encodes:
- the ttc3 gene encoding E3 ubiquitin-protein ligase TTC3 isoform X3, with protein MDSFLPMMLESDDSDLEDGPDVVRHKTKIIYQNHFPYIHMEPPDILYERWGKINLELRQKTGYMLHISAFWWHILFRQQENHVTTSWAVEVGFLDANFTNDLSLKRLHKIEILELILNTIENCLSDTEPERKAKELISLSTSFQLQEDCLVKAVSWLEEFGPPGLSRKLLDLGPKKIRYHILHFIFIEYARYIQVMSCSKKKMTKDVLIEPDPWNLQKSEEMKNKGNEQFQKKKYDQAVKWYTKAIKFHPSNHLLYGNRALSYLRCEKYLKAMGDGKRAIILQKDWAKGHYRFCDALFFLGAKDKAIEANLRAQKYCSADPEGIRDLQQQYSRFMTEIYEGKEGKQKKAETKKGASKRHEAASGLDPSIPHVSSYNDTVTSLESCTLENKKTGDAVEQQEPPGRSRNIEEHCKSAKDDKSEMGDRKTKNGVPCTPEKQAVRAKPPPAQENAQTSGSNACSKKQFCAAVVDAHTALADQRCHNAEQAFSLALHVLQSSGSKCFGITELDKALLIYGYATALLEIGQPEELTEAKRQFDKLRSSEDRKFQSLVHYGIGKVFLKENRYPKAFEEFSNALLMVQRQITPGKLTWPTTKVTVEETRPEYLKEQLERYIELCKFPPKPDAICRHQHCLGHAIEIYFTDPDFKGFIRITCCQSCHVEFHINCWKKLKAASFADKNDKDFLQDGCFTPDCSGRICHIVIFGSTGLIKCKFESTIPKNKPPVRLRVKQKCTSLKKLKSKEDRKQRRKQMMKVAASVTKAENDLTSEEDKDHRETQKASPKDYIVYEDRVLRQIHESRELFRDEIINISTMLMCLRPWMERDKAKGHAIVQAEPNTLMELVDLLLEVRNRVWARLFVHKLCDCQNIKPKLHNWAQQLESAGLKAAEKFIDCYGDRLEELDLTSLLTFSPLQDILIEKFGTIPELFDNTGLTVIDYLRQAPPQEMRLFIWTLEEHRESYPTCTAALDEYFEMDGIRLVIKKTENDKQLNSLYKSKSKNRRKKQKEPKSVIVLSGMRSGLLRDEEDEDIFSEDDSLMLLDGTDPFSVPEHLREQVAEFEGQYYGSGRLNHYKRFLDNSADRTKESLYDYFAQILEEHGPLHASDPLFVGELENFPIEAHQKIDAAGGLEAFLLESLRFVMTDNLIGLTKHAVSLQHNVADESITDCFSQIYNSENIESQRSSHLNPTAKEFLPQFECFSLSDNNASYDGLGLCDDADIQGLVLSESHNTLPGPCRTLPDPYDFSDQISHNFAFTSSPQDMDMFGTLNDQEDNYPNPEYLLNTSLKDCIYNSTALTLGISEINVNIENERGQTLLGNISDKVQRPETKTVSVQTLGYNKNTKDDVAVNTEPYTLFEKNKGDMTQKEKNSITFEKRIQNMKDTLEILHQQRKEKASVLEAEVKEIQHKIEITKTELSLFQQKLEEEIRKDQQEKRDNQETLKTLKGEIKELEDLRESYSKQIRDKNVEFQTELNHFLEKSNQSAAEKMSLEDEIKRCRDLCAKATSQSLTAQLSVLQNRREVGLRGLRKCVSDGKAILQNMTEVSTRYPSGGLVSTIEAWKSCVQEAEQKIAITEAQYEEQVEQVKRGTRLCSLSPVSVPSAPAPPPVPIRLGEGGSVVVYSVPGIEPSPGLHPPILRPPPGFGPMFLPPLHILRPVLPCSIELGQTVAAQMQKSPMSQEQAFLHALPSMKPVPQQFPVRHMTPHAQYGAHQQPVRSQTYSAVNRPPIQPAERAPHTLPAPSAPMTLTEAPQRPPAPLAPAAPRAPTPVQQHLGVFDKIVDRLHSMFPHYSRPVIGKFIQEVRTANGSTLNMLTYEDVINRAAQLILDHQEGSREQISSVGGDPIGVRESAVPSPTPVDSYRASPTPLPVHVWKSVSSHHRSSSKALNMEDPCIICHDDMAPEELCVLECRHSFHRECIKSWLKEQSTCPTCREHALLPEDFPMLPGRHRRGHAPAASFS; from the exons CTTCCTACCCATGATGTTAGAATCTGATGACTCAGATCTTGAGGATGGTCCAGATGTGGTCCGGCACAAGACCAAAATT ATTTATCAGAATCATTTTCCGTACATTCACATGGAACCACCTG ATATTTTGTATGAGCGTTGGGGTAAAATTAACCTGGAATTAAGACAGAAAACTGGATACATGCTGCACATCTCTGCTTTCTGGTGGCACATTCTTTTCCGGCAGCAAGAAAATCATGTCACCACTTCCTGGGCAGTAGAGGTGGGCTTCCTGGATGCCAA tTTCACAAATGACTTGAGCTTGAAAAGGCTGCACAAAATTGAAATTCTGGAGCTCATCCTCAACACTATAGAAAATTGt CTTTCTGACACAGAACCAGAGAGAAAAGCAAAGGAGTTAATATCATTAAGCACATCTTTTCAACTG CAAGAGGATTGTCTTGTGAAAGCAGTAAGCTGGCTTGAGGAGTTTGGACCACCAGGCCTAAGCAGGAAGCTACTAGATCTTGGCCCAAAGAAAATCCGATATCATATTCTGCACTTCATCTTCATTGAAT ATGCTCGCTATATACAAGTGATGTCATGCAGCAAAAAGAAAATGACCAAGGATGTGTTGATAGAGCCAGATCCTTGGAATTTACAG AAAAGTGAAGAAATGAAGAACAAAGGGAATGAACAGTTTCAGAAGAAGAAGTATGATCAGGCTGTGAAGTGGTATACAAAGGCCATTAAGTTCCA TCCCAGCAACCATCTGCTGTATGGTAACAGAGCGCTCAGTTATCTTCGATGTGAAAAATATCT GAAAGCAATGGGTGATGGCAAAAGAGCAATTATTTTGCAGAAAGACTGGGCAAAG GGCCATTATCGCTTCTGTGATGCTTTATTCTTTCTGGGAGCTAAAGACAAAGCAATTGAAGCCAATTTAAGAGCTCAGAAATATTGCAGTGCTGACCCAGAAGGAATTAGAGACCTCCAACAGCAGTACTCGCGCTTCATGACTGAAATTTATGAAGGAAAAG aaggaaaacaaaagaaagcGGAAACAAAGAAAGGAGCCAGTAAAAG ACATGAAGCAGCCAGTGGACTGGATCCCTCAATCCCACATGTCAGCTCTTACAATGACACAGTGACGTCTCTTGAGTCTTGTACACTAGAGAACAAG AAGACAGGAGatgcagtggagcagcaggaacCACCAG gaaGAAGCAGAAACATTGAGGAGCACTGTAAATCCGCGAAGGACGATAAAAG tgAAATGGGAGACAGAAAGACCAAGAATGGAGTACCATGCACTCCAGAGAAACAGGCTGTCAGGGCTAAACCCCCACCTGCACAGGAAAAT gctcAGACCAGTGGCAGTAACGCATGCAGTAAAAAGCAATTTTGTGCTGCAGTGGTGGATGCTCATACAGCACTCGCTGACCAGCGTTGCCACAACGCAGAGCAAGCGTTCTCTCTAGCCCTCCACGTTTTGCAATCTAGTGGGTCCAAG TGCTTTGGCATAACTGAATTGGACAAAGCTTTGCTGATCTATGGCTATGCTACAGCTCTATTAGAAATTGGCCAGCCTGAG gaATTGACAGAAGCTAAGAGACAATTTGATAAATTAAGGTCATCAGAGGACAGAAAATTTCAGTCTTTGGTTCACTATGGGATCGGAAAGGTTTTTCTGAAGGAGAACAG ATATCCCAAAGCATTTGAAGAATTTTCAAATGCCCTTCTGATGGTGCAGAGGCAAATCACACCTGGAAAACTCACCTGGCCCACCACTAAAGTAACAGTTGAAGAGACTCGACCTGAGTATTTAAAG GAACAGCTTGAGAGATATATTGAGCTGTGCAAATTTCCACCTAAACCAGATGCAATCTGCCGACATCAACATTGTCTTGGTCATGCCATAGAGATCTACTTTACTGATCCAGATTTTAAG GGTTTCATTCGAATTACATGCTGTCAGAGCTGCCATGTGGAGTTTCACATCAATTGTTGGAAAAAACTCAAAGCTGCCTCATTTGCTGATAAGAATGATAAG GACTTTCTTCAGGATGGGTGTTTCACTCCTGACTGTTCTGGTAGAATCTGTCATATTGTAATATTTGGCTCAACTGGACTTATTAAGTGTAAG TTTGAATCAACTATTCCTAAAAACAAACCTCCTGTGCGATTGAGAGTTAAACAGAAATGCACAAG TCTTAAAAAGTTGAAATCTAAAGAGGATCGAAAGCAAAGGAGGAAACAAATGATGAAAGTAGCTGCTTCTGTCACCAAAGCTGAGAATGACTTAACATCAGAGGAGGATAAGGACCATAGAGAAACACAGAAAG CATCGCCCAAGGATTACATTGTATATGAAGATCGTGTTTTACGTCAAATTCATGAAAGCAGAGAACTTTTTAGGGATGAAATTATCAATATTTCCACCATGCTGATGTGCCTGAGGCCATGGATGGAGCGTGATAAGGCTAAGGGTCATGCAATTGTCCAGGCAGAACCTAATACTTTGATGGAACTGGTGGATCTGCTTTTGGAGGTGCGCAACCGGGTCTGGGCACGACTTTTTGTTCATAAACTCTGTGACTGCCAAAACATCAAACCCAAGCTTCACAACTGGGCTCAGCAACTTGAAAGTGCTG GTCTAAAAGCTGCAGAGAAGTTTATTGATTGCTATGGTGATCGCCTGGAGGAGTTGGATCTAACTTCCCTGCTCACATTCTCTCCACTACAAGATATCCTTATCGAAAAGTTTGGCACTATTCCGGAACTGTTTGACAACACGGGCTTGACTGTGATAGACTACCTCCGACAGGCCCCTCCTCAAGAAATGCGTCTGTTCATCTGGACTCTGGAGGAGCACAGAGAAAGCTACCCCACCTGCACTGCTGCCCTTGATGAATATTTTGAAATGG ATGGTATACGTTTAGTGATCAAAAAGACTGAGAATGATAAACAACTA AATTCCCTTTATaagagtaaaagtaaaaatcgtagaaagaagcagaaagagCCTAAG TCTGTTATTGTTCTGTCGGGGATGAGAAGTGGACTCCTAAGAGATGAAGAGGATGAGGATATTTTTTCAGAAGACGATTCATT GATGTTGCTTGATGGCACTGATCCTTTTAGTGTCCCAGAACATTTGAGGGAACAAGTAGCTGAGTTTGAGGGTCAATATTACGGCTCAGGACGCTTGAACCACTATAAGAGGTTTTTGGACAACAGCGCAGATCGTACCAAAGAGAGTTTATATGA CTACTTTGCCCAGATATTAGAGGAACATGGCCCTCTACACGCATCTGACCCGTTATTTGTGGGCGAGCTGGAGAACTTTCCAATTGAGGCTCACCAAAAAATTGATGCAGCTGGAGGGCTTGAAGCTTTTCTCCTTGAATCACTCAGATTTGTCATGACCGACAACCTTATTGGACTAACCAAGCATGCGGTGTCTTTGCAACACAATGTGGCTGATGAATCAATCACAGACTGCTTCTCTCAAATTTACAACAGTGAGAATATTGAATCACAAAGATCCTCCCATCTCAACCCCACAGCCAAagagtttttgcctcagtttGAATGTTTTAGTTTGAGTGACAATAATGCATCATATGATGGTCTTGGTCTTTGTGATGATGCTGATATCCAAGGATTGGTACTTTCTGAATCACATAACACACTACCTGGACCATGTCGGACGCTTCCTGATCCATATGATTTTAGTGATCAGATATCTCATAATTTTGCTTTTACAAGTTCACCACAAGATATGGATATGTTTGGAACTCTAAATGATCAAGAGGATAATTATCCTAATCCTGAATATCTTCTCAACACATCTTTAAAAGACTGCATCTATAACTCAACGGCTCTCACTTTAGGTATTAGTGAAATTAATGTGAACATTGAAAACGAAAGAGGACAAACCCTTTTAGGAAATATTTCTGACAAGGTCCAAAGGCCTGAGACCAAAACAGTTTCTGTGCAG ACTCTAGGATATAACAAAAATACTAAAGATGATGTTGCTGTTAACACAGAACCATATACTTTGTTTGAGAAGAATAAA ggtGATATGacccagaaagaaaaaaacagtataACATTTGAAAAACGTATCCAGAATATGAAAGACACACTTGAAATTCTCCATCAGCAACGAAAAGAAAAAGCTTCTGTTCTTGAAGCGGAAGTGAAGGAAATCCAGCACAAAATAGAG ATCACAAAAACAGAGCTCAGTTTATTCCAACAAAAGCTTGAGGAGGAAATTCGAAAAGATCAGCAGGAGAAGAGAGACAACCAAGAGACACTAAAAACCTTAAAGGGGGAGATCAAAGAATTGGAGGATTTGCGGGAGAG CTATTCCAAGCAAATTCGGGATAAGAATGTGGAGTTTCAAACGGAGCTGAATCATTTCCTTGAGAAGAG TAATCAGTCTGCAGCTGAGAAGATGAGTTTGGAGGATGAGATCAAGAGATGTAGAGATCTGTGTGCTAAAGCAACCAGTCAATCACTAACAGCACAG CTGTCTGTCCTGCAAAACAGACGAGAGGTTGGGTTGCGTGGTTTGAGGAAGTGCGTGTCAGACGGGAAGGCTATTCTACAAAACATGACTGAGGTGTCAACTAG GTATCCATCTGGAGGCCTCGTCTCCACAATCGAAGCCTGGAAGTCATGTGTGCAGGAAGCTGAGCAGAAGATTGCCATAACAGAG GCACAATATGAAGAACAGGTTGAGCAAGTGAAAAGAGGTACCAGACTGTGCTCTCTTTCTCCAGTCTCAGTACCCAGTGCTCCTGCTCCTCCACCTGTACCG ATTAGACTTGGTGAGGGGGGTTCTGTGGTGGTGTACTCTGTCCCAGGGATTGAGCCATCCCCAGGGTTACATCCACCAATCCTGCGCCCTCCTCCAGGCTTTGGCCCTATGTTTCTACCCCCTCTCCACATCTTAAGACCAGTCTTGCCATGCAGCATAGAGCTGGGCCAGACAGTAGCAGCACAAATGCAGAAAAGCCCAATGAGTCAAGAACAG GCCTTTTTACATGCATTACCCAGTATGAAGCCAGTCCCGCAGCAGTTCCCTGTGAGACATATGACACCACATGCACAATATGGAGCTCATCAGCAACCTGTTAGATCCCAAACATACTCAGCAGTGAACAGGCCCCCAATCCAGCCAGCTGAGAGAGccccacacacacttccagCACCAAGTGCTCCTATGACTCTAACAGAGGCTCCTCAGAGACCACCTGCTCCTCTGGCACCTGCAGCTCCTAGGGCTCCAACACCAGTTCAGCAGCACCTTGGTGTGTTTGATAAGATTGTAGACCGACTCCACTCCATGTTCCCTCACTATAGCAG GCCTGTCATAGGAAAGTTCATTCAGGAGGTCCGTACTGCCaatggcagcactttgaacatgCTGACATACGAAGATGTGATCAACAGAGCCGCACAGCTAATCCTTGACCATCAAGAAGGCTCACGA gaaCAGATAAGTTCAGTGGGTGGGGATCCAattggtgtgagagagagtgcagtGCCAAGTCCGACTCCTGTAGACTCCTACAGGGCCTCTCCAACTCCTCTACCTGTGCATGTGTGGAAGAGTGTGTCCTCTCATCATCGCAGCAGCTCTAAAGCG TTGAACATGGAGGATCCTTGTATTATCTGTCACGATGATATGGCTCCTGAAGAACTGTGCGTTCTGGAGTGTCGCCATAGCTTCCACAGAGAG tgtataaagtCATGGCTGAAGGAGCAGAGCACCTGTCCTACATGCAGAGAGCATGCACTTCTACCTGAGGACTTTCCTATGTTGCCTGGGCGACATCGCAGAGGACATGCACCTGCAGCATCCTTCTCCTAA
- the ttc3 gene encoding E3 ubiquitin-protein ligase TTC3 isoform X5 encodes MGDRKTKNGVPCTPEKQAVRAKPPPAQENAQTSGSNACSKKQFCAAVVDAHTALADQRCHNAEQAFSLALHVLQSSGSKCFGITELDKALLIYGYATALLEIGQPEELTEAKRQFDKLRSSEDRKFQSLVHYGIGKVFLKENRYPKAFEEFSNALLMVQRQITPGKLTWPTTKVTVEETRPEYLKEQLERYIELCKFPPKPDAICRHQHCLGHAIEIYFTDPDFKGFIRITCCQSCHVEFHINCWKKLKAASFADKNDKDFLQDGCFTPDCSGRICHIVIFGSTGLIKCKFESTIPKNKPPVRLRVKQKCTSLKKLKSKEDRKQRRKQMMKVAASVTKAENDLTSEEDKDHRETQKASPKDYIVYEDRVLRQIHESRELFRDEIINISTMLMCLRPWMERDKAKGHAIVQAEPNTLMELVDLLLEVRNRVWARLFVHKLCDCQNIKPKLHNWAQQLESAGLKAAEKFIDCYGDRLEELDLTSLLTFSPLQDILIEKFGTIPELFDNTGLTVIDYLRQAPPQEMRLFIWTLEEHRESYPTCTAALDEYFEMDGIRLVIKKTENDKQLNSLYKSKSKNRRKKQKEPKSVIVLSGMRSGLLRDEEDEDIFSEDDSLMLLDGTDPFSVPEHLREQVAEFEGQYYGSGRLNHYKRFLDNSADRTKESLYDYFAQILEEHGPLHASDPLFVGELENFPIEAHQKIDAAGGLEAFLLESLRFVMTDNLIGLTKHAVSLQHNVADESITDCFSQIYNSENIESQRSSHLNPTAKEFLPQFECFSLSDNNASYDGLGLCDDADIQGLVLSESHNTLPGPCRTLPDPYDFSDQISHNFAFTSSPQDMDMFGTLNDQEDNYPNPEYLLNTSLKDCIYNSTALTLGISEINVNIENERGQTLLGNISDKVQRPETKTVSVQTLGYNKNTKDDVAVNTEPYTLFEKNKGDMTQKEKNSITFEKRIQNMKDTLEILHQQRKEKASVLEAEVKEIQHKIEITKTELSLFQQKLEEEIRKDQQEKRDNQETLKTLKGEIKELEDLRESYSKQIRDKNVEFQTELNHFLEKSNQSAAEKMSLEDEIKRCRDLCAKATSQSLTAQLSVLQNRREVGLRGLRKCVSDGKAILQNMTEVSTRYPSGGLVSTIEAWKSCVQEAEQKIAITEAQYEEQVEQVKRGTRLCSLSPVSVPSAPAPPPVPIRLGEGGSVVVYSVPGIEPSPGLHPPILRPPPGFGPMFLPPLHILRPVLPCSIELGQTVAAQMQKSPMSQEQAFLHALPSMKPVPQQFPVRHMTPHAQYGAHQQPVRSQTYSAVNRPPIQPAERAPHTLPAPSAPMTLTEAPQRPPAPLAPAAPRAPTPVQQHLGVFDKIVDRLHSMFPHYSRPVIGKFIQEVRTANGSTLNMLTYEDVINRAAQLILDHQEGSREQISSVGGDPIGVRESAVPSPTPVDSYRASPTPLPVHVWKSVSSHHRSSSKALNMEDPCIICHDDMAPEELCVLECRHSFHRECIKSWLKEQSTCPTCREHALLPEDFPMLPGRHRRGHAPAASFS; translated from the exons ATGGGAGACAGAAAGACCAAGAATGGAGTACCATGCACTCCAGAGAAACAGGCTGTCAGGGCTAAACCCCCACCTGCACAGGAAAAT gctcAGACCAGTGGCAGTAACGCATGCAGTAAAAAGCAATTTTGTGCTGCAGTGGTGGATGCTCATACAGCACTCGCTGACCAGCGTTGCCACAACGCAGAGCAAGCGTTCTCTCTAGCCCTCCACGTTTTGCAATCTAGTGGGTCCAAG TGCTTTGGCATAACTGAATTGGACAAAGCTTTGCTGATCTATGGCTATGCTACAGCTCTATTAGAAATTGGCCAGCCTGAG gaATTGACAGAAGCTAAGAGACAATTTGATAAATTAAGGTCATCAGAGGACAGAAAATTTCAGTCTTTGGTTCACTATGGGATCGGAAAGGTTTTTCTGAAGGAGAACAG ATATCCCAAAGCATTTGAAGAATTTTCAAATGCCCTTCTGATGGTGCAGAGGCAAATCACACCTGGAAAACTCACCTGGCCCACCACTAAAGTAACAGTTGAAGAGACTCGACCTGAGTATTTAAAG GAACAGCTTGAGAGATATATTGAGCTGTGCAAATTTCCACCTAAACCAGATGCAATCTGCCGACATCAACATTGTCTTGGTCATGCCATAGAGATCTACTTTACTGATCCAGATTTTAAG GGTTTCATTCGAATTACATGCTGTCAGAGCTGCCATGTGGAGTTTCACATCAATTGTTGGAAAAAACTCAAAGCTGCCTCATTTGCTGATAAGAATGATAAG GACTTTCTTCAGGATGGGTGTTTCACTCCTGACTGTTCTGGTAGAATCTGTCATATTGTAATATTTGGCTCAACTGGACTTATTAAGTGTAAG TTTGAATCAACTATTCCTAAAAACAAACCTCCTGTGCGATTGAGAGTTAAACAGAAATGCACAAG TCTTAAAAAGTTGAAATCTAAAGAGGATCGAAAGCAAAGGAGGAAACAAATGATGAAAGTAGCTGCTTCTGTCACCAAAGCTGAGAATGACTTAACATCAGAGGAGGATAAGGACCATAGAGAAACACAGAAAG CATCGCCCAAGGATTACATTGTATATGAAGATCGTGTTTTACGTCAAATTCATGAAAGCAGAGAACTTTTTAGGGATGAAATTATCAATATTTCCACCATGCTGATGTGCCTGAGGCCATGGATGGAGCGTGATAAGGCTAAGGGTCATGCAATTGTCCAGGCAGAACCTAATACTTTGATGGAACTGGTGGATCTGCTTTTGGAGGTGCGCAACCGGGTCTGGGCACGACTTTTTGTTCATAAACTCTGTGACTGCCAAAACATCAAACCCAAGCTTCACAACTGGGCTCAGCAACTTGAAAGTGCTG GTCTAAAAGCTGCAGAGAAGTTTATTGATTGCTATGGTGATCGCCTGGAGGAGTTGGATCTAACTTCCCTGCTCACATTCTCTCCACTACAAGATATCCTTATCGAAAAGTTTGGCACTATTCCGGAACTGTTTGACAACACGGGCTTGACTGTGATAGACTACCTCCGACAGGCCCCTCCTCAAGAAATGCGTCTGTTCATCTGGACTCTGGAGGAGCACAGAGAAAGCTACCCCACCTGCACTGCTGCCCTTGATGAATATTTTGAAATGG ATGGTATACGTTTAGTGATCAAAAAGACTGAGAATGATAAACAACTA AATTCCCTTTATaagagtaaaagtaaaaatcgtagaaagaagcagaaagagCCTAAG TCTGTTATTGTTCTGTCGGGGATGAGAAGTGGACTCCTAAGAGATGAAGAGGATGAGGATATTTTTTCAGAAGACGATTCATT GATGTTGCTTGATGGCACTGATCCTTTTAGTGTCCCAGAACATTTGAGGGAACAAGTAGCTGAGTTTGAGGGTCAATATTACGGCTCAGGACGCTTGAACCACTATAAGAGGTTTTTGGACAACAGCGCAGATCGTACCAAAGAGAGTTTATATGA CTACTTTGCCCAGATATTAGAGGAACATGGCCCTCTACACGCATCTGACCCGTTATTTGTGGGCGAGCTGGAGAACTTTCCAATTGAGGCTCACCAAAAAATTGATGCAGCTGGAGGGCTTGAAGCTTTTCTCCTTGAATCACTCAGATTTGTCATGACCGACAACCTTATTGGACTAACCAAGCATGCGGTGTCTTTGCAACACAATGTGGCTGATGAATCAATCACAGACTGCTTCTCTCAAATTTACAACAGTGAGAATATTGAATCACAAAGATCCTCCCATCTCAACCCCACAGCCAAagagtttttgcctcagtttGAATGTTTTAGTTTGAGTGACAATAATGCATCATATGATGGTCTTGGTCTTTGTGATGATGCTGATATCCAAGGATTGGTACTTTCTGAATCACATAACACACTACCTGGACCATGTCGGACGCTTCCTGATCCATATGATTTTAGTGATCAGATATCTCATAATTTTGCTTTTACAAGTTCACCACAAGATATGGATATGTTTGGAACTCTAAATGATCAAGAGGATAATTATCCTAATCCTGAATATCTTCTCAACACATCTTTAAAAGACTGCATCTATAACTCAACGGCTCTCACTTTAGGTATTAGTGAAATTAATGTGAACATTGAAAACGAAAGAGGACAAACCCTTTTAGGAAATATTTCTGACAAGGTCCAAAGGCCTGAGACCAAAACAGTTTCTGTGCAG ACTCTAGGATATAACAAAAATACTAAAGATGATGTTGCTGTTAACACAGAACCATATACTTTGTTTGAGAAGAATAAA ggtGATATGacccagaaagaaaaaaacagtataACATTTGAAAAACGTATCCAGAATATGAAAGACACACTTGAAATTCTCCATCAGCAACGAAAAGAAAAAGCTTCTGTTCTTGAAGCGGAAGTGAAGGAAATCCAGCACAAAATAGAG ATCACAAAAACAGAGCTCAGTTTATTCCAACAAAAGCTTGAGGAGGAAATTCGAAAAGATCAGCAGGAGAAGAGAGACAACCAAGAGACACTAAAAACCTTAAAGGGGGAGATCAAAGAATTGGAGGATTTGCGGGAGAG CTATTCCAAGCAAATTCGGGATAAGAATGTGGAGTTTCAAACGGAGCTGAATCATTTCCTTGAGAAGAG TAATCAGTCTGCAGCTGAGAAGATGAGTTTGGAGGATGAGATCAAGAGATGTAGAGATCTGTGTGCTAAAGCAACCAGTCAATCACTAACAGCACAG CTGTCTGTCCTGCAAAACAGACGAGAGGTTGGGTTGCGTGGTTTGAGGAAGTGCGTGTCAGACGGGAAGGCTATTCTACAAAACATGACTGAGGTGTCAACTAG GTATCCATCTGGAGGCCTCGTCTCCACAATCGAAGCCTGGAAGTCATGTGTGCAGGAAGCTGAGCAGAAGATTGCCATAACAGAG GCACAATATGAAGAACAGGTTGAGCAAGTGAAAAGAGGTACCAGACTGTGCTCTCTTTCTCCAGTCTCAGTACCCAGTGCTCCTGCTCCTCCACCTGTACCG ATTAGACTTGGTGAGGGGGGTTCTGTGGTGGTGTACTCTGTCCCAGGGATTGAGCCATCCCCAGGGTTACATCCACCAATCCTGCGCCCTCCTCCAGGCTTTGGCCCTATGTTTCTACCCCCTCTCCACATCTTAAGACCAGTCTTGCCATGCAGCATAGAGCTGGGCCAGACAGTAGCAGCACAAATGCAGAAAAGCCCAATGAGTCAAGAACAG GCCTTTTTACATGCATTACCCAGTATGAAGCCAGTCCCGCAGCAGTTCCCTGTGAGACATATGACACCACATGCACAATATGGAGCTCATCAGCAACCTGTTAGATCCCAAACATACTCAGCAGTGAACAGGCCCCCAATCCAGCCAGCTGAGAGAGccccacacacacttccagCACCAAGTGCTCCTATGACTCTAACAGAGGCTCCTCAGAGACCACCTGCTCCTCTGGCACCTGCAGCTCCTAGGGCTCCAACACCAGTTCAGCAGCACCTTGGTGTGTTTGATAAGATTGTAGACCGACTCCACTCCATGTTCCCTCACTATAGCAG GCCTGTCATAGGAAAGTTCATTCAGGAGGTCCGTACTGCCaatggcagcactttgaacatgCTGACATACGAAGATGTGATCAACAGAGCCGCACAGCTAATCCTTGACCATCAAGAAGGCTCACGA gaaCAGATAAGTTCAGTGGGTGGGGATCCAattggtgtgagagagagtgcagtGCCAAGTCCGACTCCTGTAGACTCCTACAGGGCCTCTCCAACTCCTCTACCTGTGCATGTGTGGAAGAGTGTGTCCTCTCATCATCGCAGCAGCTCTAAAGCG TTGAACATGGAGGATCCTTGTATTATCTGTCACGATGATATGGCTCCTGAAGAACTGTGCGTTCTGGAGTGTCGCCATAGCTTCCACAGAGAG tgtataaagtCATGGCTGAAGGAGCAGAGCACCTGTCCTACATGCAGAGAGCATGCACTTCTACCTGAGGACTTTCCTATGTTGCCTGGGCGACATCGCAGAGGACATGCACCTGCAGCATCCTTCTCCTAA